In Mugil cephalus isolate CIBA_MC_2020 chromosome 7, CIBA_Mcephalus_1.1, whole genome shotgun sequence, the sequence AAGGACAAAGGAAAGAATGGCGTCATCTCTGCGATGGACTTCAGTGACATTATGGCCACCATCAGACACCACATGCTCACACCCTTCGTGGAGGAGAACCTTGTCTCGGTGAGTGTGTCCGTGTGGAAGTGGAGCCCACTATTAGTATCATCCACGCCTGATAGGGACGGagtttaacagcatcactgGCAAATGTAATCCACTCTGACCTCGGGGGTTATCAGGGGTTCAAAGGACAATACTGGTCTTTTTCAACTTGGATAATCTTTTAAGCTTTTCTCAGGCTCTTTATTGTTCTCACTAGAGATTGACtcatggattttttagggctgatatcgatttatttatttatttattttttttacatcagcctcAGCCGATAGTTGCTGCCGATATTTGGAGCAgatgctgctttttctccctccatttacatgatgaaaATGACCCAATGATAACCAGTGTCACAAGtctaaccaaaaacataaacatttattgagaatATGTAACgctcttatgcatacaaaataagaAAGTTAAAAGAGGTTAAGTTCAAGCAATTTCCTGTTTCCAGCTGCCCACACTCCGTTaatgggggaggggcaatgtatgggctgcacgggtccgcAGCGTCTCCCCCACGTCTCtctgtaaatcttgccgggaaaaagtgtgtgtgtgtgtgtgcatatcatcgaacacacacagtaaaaaaaaaaacaaacagtaccagtaaaaaaaaaccaaaacaaaacaaaaaaaaaatgcaaagatcGGCCTGATATATAGATAGTTCTCAAGTTAAAGGTGTTTCCATAATTTCTCTCCATCATTCATCGGTAGTGAGTGGTGATTAACATTCTGATTTACCTGACCTTGAGGTAGAGGCCTTGCTCTATTAGAGGAAGCTGATCATTTAAACTATTCAGGCACTGGCTCATTGATTcatatttgagaaaaaaaaaacagcttattTCTGGTTGAACTAACAagcctttttttaatctttttttccccaggctgcaggtggaggcaCCTCTCACATGGTCAGCTTCTCCTACTTCAACGCCTTCAACTCCCTCCTGAACAACATGGAGCTGATCCGCAAGATCTACAGCACGCTGGCCGGCTCGCGGAAGGACACGCTCGTGACCAAAGGTGAACAGATTTTTATATCACTGTTAAGCTGTAGACGTCCTTTCTAGCTAAGATGGCACGCCGCTGTcataaatgtcagttttttatTGACAAGGTATTCCTGTCTTATCTGTTCCGCAGAGGAGTTTGTTTATGCCGCCAACAAATTCGGTCAGATCACTCCCATGGAAATCGACATCCTGTACCAGTTATCGGGCCTGCACTCTGCCTCTGGGTAAACACTCACTCTGCTAATCAGCCCAGAATCTGTAAAGTCCATCAGTTTAATGCCTGCACTCTAGTCATATTAATGCTCtgatctgagtgtgtgtgtgagacgcTGACGTCGACAGTAACGATAGAAAACGTGTTTTAGGCGTCTGAACCTCGCTGACATTGAGAGGATAACCCCATTAGAGGAAGGATGTCTGCCCTATAACCTGGCTGAAACCCAGAAACAGGTAGGATGAGTGTATCAAAGACAAGTGGTGGCATCACCGGCTTCACATAGACTCTAGTATTTAGTTAATAATTGCAATAATTATGTTTCACCTAATCATCTCAGCCAGAACAGACTGGTGATGTAACTCACTGAActtatgttattattaataataatatattaggTTATTACAACCATGGAGTAGTAAACTTGGAGTAGATGAACAAAGCCTGAAAATCTATAGACAATCATCATGGtcccaaatgtgttttttcctcagGCTGGGGACAGTCCCAGGCCCGTGTGGCTTCAAATTGCAGAGTCGGCCTACAGGTTCACCCTGGGCTCCATCGCTGGAGGTGAGTTATCCCGTGATCCGAGACATATCGCTCTTTGACGGACACACGCCAGCCTCTGCTGTATTCgttctgagttttttttgtgtgccttCACAGCCACGGGAGCGACGGCAGTGTACCCCATCGACTTGGTGAAGACTCGTATGCAGAACCAGAGGTCCACGGGGTCCTTCGTGGGAGAGCTGATGTACAAGAACAGCTTTGACTGCGCCAAGAAGGTGCTTCGCTACGAGGGCTTCTTCGGCTTCTACAGAGGTAGGCAGAGCCAGGATGAGTGCGCGCGTGCTCTTTTGTGTGTTCATCTTAACCGTAACCGCTTCACGTCTCTCCACTTCATCATTCTCATCATGTCTCCACCGACATGTTTTTGACGTCCTGTTTTTCCGTCTCCttatccatcttttttttttttttttttttttttgtcctttcgaTTTCTCCTCTCATGCGCCTGTTTGCCCAGTATTACTAATGAAATGAGATTCTCCTGTCACTCAATCCCCCATGATGCCTCACAGGTCTGGTTCCTCAGCTCATAGGCGTCGCTCCTGAGAAGGCTATCAAACTCACAGTGAGTACCTCTCCACACGTACACAGTTTGAACATCTTGACAGGAAAATGTGAATCTGTTTGAAAGGAAAATGCATTGTCGATGTAAGATTACTGTAGCAACAGCTCCACAAATCCAAGATTAAAGAGATTTATCAACTGACACTGAATTATCAGCAGCCTCAtgcctccttgtgtttgtgtcccgCAGATGAATGACTTTGTGAGAGATAAATTCACCGAAAAAGACGGCTCGGTCCCTTTATTTGCTGAGATTTTAGCCGGTGGCTGTGTAAGTACCGTACCCCGTACACGTTTTACTCTCATCTATATTCTGAACGCTTCTATGAACACTATATAAGCAAATTCTCATTCAGTCTGATAGCAGAGGTTTGCTCATGccataaaaaagtaattaaaagtcATTTAAGTGCATATGAAACAACTCCCAGAATGCTATGTTCAGTAGCATATTTACATGCCTCCCCCCCCAAGAAAGCCCAGTCtgatctgattggtcagctccaGTGGCCTGAGCGTGCAGCAACGCCCATATATGGTAGATTGAAGTTGGCCGACGCTGCTGTTgagaaaaagacataaaaattcAAGAGATTATTTAATTGGATTCAAAATAAGTATACGCCCACAAGTGCAGGAGGAGTCATCGGAATTTTGAAATTGCTTTCCAGGAAAGGACAAACCccaaaatacttttaaaaactCAGCTCAGTACAAGACGTTCAgtgtacaaaaacacattcagtttgaTTTCATTGGGACTTAAACACACTCATAATTAAACATGACATTACTGACGGTGGATTAAATAACTGAGTGACCGATTGGGAGTTTTCCGTTGGTTCCCATCCCTGAATGACAAACATGTGACGTGCAGGAGAGGACTTTTAGTTTTGAGGCGTGTGCATGAAcaagctcctccccctctgttCCCCCAGGCCGGCGGCTCTCAGGTGATCTTTACCAACCCTCTGGAGATCGTGAAGATCCGTCTGCAGGTGGCGGGCGAGATCACCACGGGACCGCGAGTCAGTGCTCTAAGTGTGGTCCGTGACCTCGGCTTCTTCGGCCTCTACAAGGTGACGTTCCGCCATTTTCTAAACGAGCTTCTTTCCTCGCCGTGCGAAGAGGAGCTGTTTAATTGACCGCctgtcactctgtctgtctttaatCTGTCTAGGGTGCTAAAGCTTGCTTCCTTAGGGACATTCCCTTCTCCGCCATCTATTTTCCTGCGTACGCCCACATCAAGTCCCAGCTTGCTGACGAACAAGGCAGAGTGGGACCTCTGCAGCTTCTCACTGCCGGAGCAATTGCAGGTAATCTCAGATAATGACTCGGAAAAACAGTCGGCGCTCGATCGTTGCGTGATTCACCTGAGAAATGTCAACCGAATTATTCTCAAAGCAGCCTCACCAGATGTCTTTTTAAATCCGTCTCCCAGGTATCCCCGCAGCCTCCCTCGTGACGCCCGCCGATGTCGTCAAGACTCGCCTGCAGGTCGCGGCGAGGGCAGGACAGACCACCTACACCGGGGTCATCGACTGCTTTAGGAAGATCATGAGAGAGGAAGGCTTCAGGGCTTTGTGGAAGGGAGCTGGAGGTGTGTGTCTGGGTTCTGTTAGACCAGCAGAGTCTGCGGATCTCGCATCGTTTGCATATTTAAATCGTATTGaattgtctttctctttctgtctgcagcCCGTATGTGCAGGTCCTCTCCTCAGTTTGGTGTGACCCTGGTGACGTATGAGCTTTTGCAGAGGTGGTTCTACGTCGACTTTGGAGGACAGTAAGTAAATCAGTATTATACCAACAAGAACAAGTTCACTAGAAGCAGCGCTTTCATGAACTCTACAGTCAGATTCTACTTGACCTCTATTTTGGTACTTAGAACTCACCACTATAATAATTGTCAGTGCAGCGATGACACCTTTCTTCTCCCGTCTGCAGCCGTCCATCGGGATCCGAGCCCACTCCCAAGTCTCGCATCTCAGAGCTCCCTCCCATCAACGCCGACCACGTCGGAGGCTACCGCCTGGCCGCCGCCACCTTCGCCGGAGTGGAGAACAAATTCGGCCTCCACCTTCCTAAATTCAAGTCCTCCGGCGTGGTTTCCATGCACCATCTAGAGGCCGCGCCTGCCAAGGCACCATAGAGGTCCACATCTCCATATCACTTcgccatccctcctcctccactaccAGGAGCCAGACACTTAGATAGACACACAACCAAAGCacacagttaacacacacactccacaaaACAAGGGGGCCGGGACCACCAGCCCGTCACTCTCTCCGGAAGGGGGAGGCGTACTCCGGCGATCACTCGCCAGCCGTGAAGGGCGGAGAGCTGGCTGCAGCAGCGTACAGGAGAGGAGACGGCGACGGGGACCAGAGCGCTGACTGTGTTGTGTCTTCGGTGGCTGCATGCTCCTGGAAGCTTCATCCTTTGTGTTCTTCTCTCAGCAATTGTTTAAATCGGAGTCTCGGACACTCCTCTGTCTCATGAGTAGCTGATATgatttttaattctgttttctgtctgataCTCAGTGTGAGCAGGACTTCTCTTATTGGAAAGCGGGCTTAGGAAAATAGTAGGCGGATCTGCGCGGTGTGTGGGGCTTCACTCTCGATCACTCCTCACACAGGAGGCTGAATACTGTAATGTACATACTGTAGAACTGTACTGAGAAGatgttacaagaaaaaaaagctcagcAACATATATTTGCCTCATTGCACAGTAACTGTAATGTAACGGCAACGTGGGGCCTTCGGTCTCTGAGAATCACTTACTGATGTACAGACGTTTTCAATTGAGTGTTCTCAtgaaaacgacaacaacaaaaaaaaacaagaccatgaGCAGAGAATAAggtattaataaattaaatgtatctGGATTCAGTCattgtattttaatgaaataaatcatccatatggttttaattttaccaATATCTCTTGAGTTTAATTTCATTGGGAAAGTGCAACCATTAAGTGTATCAGGAACAGTAGCAGGGAAGGATACAGTGCGACCAGTCAACGCAGAATACTGATCTTGTCACATCGAATATGGTTGCTACGAAGCATTTTCAGCTCATTTTGAACACTGAAATCTTTACTAGCTCGGTGAGGTTGGAAGCTGCATCATGAAAGGAATGAATGATTggatggaaaatggaaataatggtAAAAATGAGTTTTCAACCTCAGCTTTACACCTTCACTCCAACTTCTTTTACTTCTAGAGTCATAGAACCAGTTTCTACTAGTTACACAAATATGAAACAATAAACTTtggtacagaaaaaaaaaaccttttaacTGCACAAGTGTCAACAAATTCAAGCCAAGTAAAGTAACTGTTTTTGCCTGTTGAGTAGCTTATTGTGTTAATAGGATTGTACGGGTTCAAGCTTGTAGTATAAAGCAGCTTTTTATCAgaaacaatacacaaaat encodes:
- the LOC125010594 gene encoding calcium-binding mitochondrial carrier protein Aralar1-like translates to MAVKVQSTKRGDPSELKSIFQKYASVADKDGERFMTPGDFVQRYLGLHTQIHHNPKTVQLIAAVADTTKDGLISFQEFLAFESVLCAPDALFIVAYQLFDKTGTGDISFENVRDIFGQTTVHHHIPFNWDCDFIRLHFGHDRKKRLSYLEFTQFLQELQLEHARQAFAQKDKGKNGVISAMDFSDIMATIRHHMLTPFVEENLVSAAGGGTSHMVSFSYFNAFNSLLNNMELIRKIYSTLAGSRKDTLVTKEEFVYAANKFGQITPMEIDILYQLSGLHSASGRLNLADIERITPLEEGCLPYNLAETQKQAGDSPRPVWLQIAESAYRFTLGSIAGATGATAVYPIDLVKTRMQNQRSTGSFVGELMYKNSFDCAKKVLRYEGFFGFYRGLVPQLIGVAPEKAIKLTMNDFVRDKFTEKDGSVPLFAEILAGGCAGGSQVIFTNPLEIVKIRLQVAGEITTGPRVSALSVVRDLGFFGLYKGAKACFLRDIPFSAIYFPAYAHIKSQLADEQGRVGPLQLLTAGAIAGIPAASLVTPADVVKTRLQVAARAGQTTYTGVIDCFRKIMREEGFRALWKGAGARMCRSSPQFGVTLVTYELLQRWFYVDFGGHRPSGSEPTPKSRISELPPINADHVGGYRLAAATFAGVENKFGLHLPKFKSSGVVSMHHLEAAPAKAP